One Brassica oleracea var. oleracea cultivar TO1000 chromosome C7, BOL, whole genome shotgun sequence genomic window carries:
- the LOC106306435 gene encoding linolenate hydroperoxide lyase, chloroplastic yields the protein MASASLPPPPPSSTSLTSQQSSPPPSQLPIRKMPGSYGLPLVGPLTDRLDYFWFQGPDKFFKSRSEKYKSTVFRTNIPPSFPFLGNVNPNIVAVLDVKSFSYLFDMDLVDKRDVLIGDFRPSLDFYGGIRVGVFLDTTEPKHAKVKSFAMEILKRSSEVWLRELLSNLDTFWETVESDISKNDDGASYLIGLQRCIFNFLSTALTGANPSVSPDIAENGWKMLDKWLAIQVIPTTKIGILQPFEEIFLHSWAYPFFLVAGDYQKLYNFISENAGDVIRLGDEEYGLTRDETVHNLIFVLGFNAYGGFSVFLPSLIGRIAGDTSGLQERLRTEVRKVCGSGSVLNFRTVNEMELVKSVVYETLRLNPPVPLQYARARGDFKISSHDAVYEVKKGELLCGYQPLVMRDANIFEDPEEFKPDRFVGQTGSKLLNYLFWSNGPQTGTPSESNKQCAAKDMVTITAALIIANLFLRYDKITGDAGSIKTVVKAT from the exons ATGGCTTCTGCTTCCCTGCCCCCTCCACCACCATCCTCAACATCCCTAACATCGCAACAATCATCACCGCCACCGTCTCAGCTTCCCATCCGTAAGATGCCGGGATCGTACGGTTTGCCGTTGGTGGGACCGTTAACGGACCGTTTAGATTACTTCTGGTTCCAAGGACCGGATAAGTTTTTCAAGTCAAGATCAGAGAAGTACAAGAGCACAGTGTTCCGTACAAATATCCCTCCGTCGTTTCCTTTCTTAGGTAATGTCAATCCTAATATAGTCGCCGTCCTCGACGTCAAGTCTTTTAGCTATCTATTCGACATGGATCTTGTTGATAAAAGAGATGTTCTCATCGGAGATTTTCGACCTAGCCTCGATTTCTACGGCGGCATTCGTGTCGGAGTTTTTCTTGACACCACCGAGCCAAAGCACGCGAAG GTCAAAAGCTTCGCCATGGAGATACTAAAACGAAGCTCGGAGGTATGGCTACGAGAGCTTCTCTCAAACCTCGACACGTTCTGGGAAACCGTAGAATCCGACATTTCTAAAAACGACGACGGCGCTTCTTACCTCATCGGTCTCCAACGCTGTATCTTCAACTTCCTCTCCACCGCTCTCACCGGCGCAAACCCTTCCGTATCGCCGGACATCGCCGAGAACGGTTGGAAGATGCTTGACAAATGGCTCGCGATTCAGGTCATCCCCACGACCAAGATCGGCATTCTTCAGCCCTTCGAAGAGATCTTCCTCCACTCCTGGGCTTACCCTTTCTTCCTAGTCGCCGGAGATTACCAGAAGCTTTACAACTTCATCAGCGAAAACGCCGGAGACGTTATCCGGTTGGGTGATGAGGAGTACGGGTTGACCCGGGACGAGACGGTTCATAATCTCATCTTCGTGTTGGGCTTCAACGCGTACGGGGGCTTTTCCGTCTTTTTACCGTCTCTGATCGGGAGAATCGCCGGAGATACTTCCGGTCTCCAGGAGAGGCTGAGAACCGAGGTGAGGAAGGTTTGCGGGTCCGGTTCGGTTCTGAATTTCCGGACGGTTAACGAAATGGAGCTGGTTAAGTCCGTGGTTTACGAAACGCTGCGTTTGAATCCGCCGGTTCCGTTACAGTACGCACGTGCGAGGGGTGATTTCAAGATAAGCTCGCACGACGCCGTTTACGAGGTCAAGAAAGGAGAGCTTCTCTGTGGTTACCAGCCGCTGGTGATGAGAGACGCTAACATATTTGAAGATCCGGAGGAATTTAAACCGGATCGGTTTGTAGGTCAGACCGGGTCCAAGCTGCTGAATTATCTGTTCTGGTCTAATGGTCCACAAACCGGTACGCCGAGCGAGTCGAACAAACAGTGTGCAGCCAAAGACATGGTTACTATCACGGCTGCCTTGATCATCGCCAATTTATTCCTCCGGTACGATAAAATTACTGGCGACGCTGGGAGTATCAAGACCGTTGTTAAAGCTACATGA